A single region of the Grus americana isolate bGruAme1 chromosome 3, bGruAme1.mat, whole genome shotgun sequence genome encodes:
- the ANKEF1 gene encoding ankyrin repeat and EF-hand domain-containing protein 1 isoform X3, with protein MLPVDNRLQNLQIYKLLQCVHQKDKKQIEKLVQNGFPNLINFTEPMEGYSALHLTCIKNDVDMCSFLLEQGACPDVQDKMGRTPAMKAAELGHELVLELLAKAKADMTAVDNEGKGVLFYCILPTRRHYHCMQIALDYGADVNNCTTDGKPVFLQACCDPTWTNLLTKTPRAVAKEGGFKAAAAELRRIEDTFIKQSKPGAKEDNPRWALRLYDWSLEHQAALRKAFEAIDQGDGTVAKDDFISVIQKQCAFVDVEQIQTIAEMHEGSDHEGINIAEFFKGSKYLQKNCLITSFGPKGKKGKKRKKRRGKKGIAIPVPICVIPKSACPRREDGFPVYMIEAIQSIADSYHFNRDHPSAHPVHDDRAWYIDEPRKMYMNINYLVRAGDVLSLQKAFEEGVPVDIKDKYYKTPLMVACASGNTDVVQYLLEKGADVNATDNFMWTPLHHACYNGHLDLAELIVKAGAAVDAPAIGNATPLMRAIEICRLDIVYFLIDAGADIQMTNSNGKNALDIAKVFADSRIIDLLQNKLENLPEVTEKKAEKEKLVKPKSPSTPMPAEVQAVKREPSQVSLPVVEKAILEKTAHSLEDSVIYLNSLITSGATRKDDIAFKPRKIWAPEAATEELVRKQELLRERLALDGHSESFTNPFNRKVME; from the exons ATGTTACCGGTAGATAACAGACTTCAAAACTTACAGATTTACAAACTTCTTCAGTGTGTTCACCAGAAAGACAAGAAGCAAATAGAAAAGCTGGTCCAGAATGGATTCCCAAATCTCATTAATTTCACAGAGCCAATGGAAGGATATAGTGCCCTTCACTTGACCTGCATTAAAAATGATGTCGACATGTGCAGCTTCTTGCTGGAACAGGGAGCTTGTCCAGATGTCCAGGACAAAATGGGACGTACTCCAGCAATGAAGGCAGCTGAGCTGGGCCATGAGTTGGTTTTGGAGTTATTAGCAAAAGCTAAAGCAGACATGACTGCTGTGGATAATGAAGGGAAAG gtgttttgttttactgcatTTTACCTACAAGGCGGCACTACCACTGCATGCAAATTGCCTTGGATTATGGTGCAGATGTTAACAACTGTACTACTGATGGGAAGCCTGTATTTCTACAAGCCT GCTGTGATCCTACGTGGACAAACTTGTTGACAAAGACCCCAAGAGCCGTGGCCAAGGAAGGCggttttaaagcagcagcagcagaattgcGTAGAATTGAAGATACCTTTATAAAACAGTCCAAGCCTGGGGCTAAGGAGGACAACCCTCGCTGGGCGCTGAGGCTATACGACTGGTCCTTAGAGCACCAGGCTGCCCTCCGCAAGGCGTTTGAGGCCATCGACCAAGGAGATGGGACGGTAGCTAAAGACGATTTCATATCAGTTATTCAGAAGCAGTGTGCCTTTGTGGATGTTGAACAAATACAAACTATTGCTGAAATGCATGAAGGATCTGACCACGAGGGAATCAACAtagcagaattttttaaagGCTCTAAATACTTGCAGAAAAACTGTCTTATAACATCCTTTGgacccaaaggaaaaaaggggaagaaaaggaagaaacgAAGAGGCAAAAAAGGCATCGCCATCCCCGTGCCCATTTGTGTTATTCCGAAGAGTGCATGTCCGCGTAGGGAAGATGGCTTCCCCGTGTACATGATTGAAGCTATTCAGAGCATTGCTGATAGCTACCATTTTAACCGAGACCACCCATCCGCCCATCCCGTGCATGACGACCGTGCCTGGTATATAGATGAGCCAAGGAAAATGTACATGAATATTAACTACCTTGTCAGAGCGGGAGACGTTCTATCTCTACAGAAAGCATTTGAGGAGGGTGTGCCAGTAGACATTAAAgataaatattacaaaacacCTTTGATGGTTGCATGTGCAAGTGGGAACACAGATGTTGTGCAGTATCTTCTGGAAAAGGG AGCTGATGTAAACGCAACAGACAATTTCATGTGGACTCCCCTCCATCACGCCTGCTATAACGGACACCTCGACCTTGCTGAACTGATAGTGAAGGCTGGAGCAGCAGTGGATGCACCTGCAATAGGCAACGCAACCCCGCTCATGAGAGCCATTGAGATCTGCAGATTGGATATAGTCTATTTCTTAATCGATGCGGGTGCTGACATCCAAATGACAAACAGCAATG gAAAGAATGCTCTTGATATTGCTAAAGTATTTGCAGATTCTAGAATAATTGATCTGCTCCaaaataaactggaaaatttgccagaagtaacagaaaaaaaagcagagaaagaaaaacttgtgAAGCCAAAGTCACCTTCTACACCAATGCCTGCAGAGGTACAGGCTGTGAAAAGAGAG ccttCACAGGTATCTCTGCCAGTTGTAGAAAAAGCCATTCTTGAAAAGACGGCGCATTCCCTTGAGGACAGCGTTATTTATCTGAACTCTTTGATAACCAGCGGTGCTACCAGAAAAGATGACATTGCATTCAAACCCAGAAAA ATTTGGGCCCCTGAAGCTGCAACAGAGGAGCTAGTAAGAAAGCAAGAATTGCTCCGTGAACGCCTTGCTCTTGATGGCCACTCAGAAAGCTTCACAAACCCCTTTAATAGAAAAGTTATGGAATAA
- the ANKEF1 gene encoding ankyrin repeat and EF-hand domain-containing protein 1 isoform X1 codes for MGGKGALANITSLKEALFPRMLPVDNRLQNLQIYKLLQCVHQKDKKQIEKLVQNGFPNLINFTEPMEGYSALHLTCIKNDVDMCSFLLEQGACPDVQDKMGRTPAMKAAELGHELVLELLAKAKADMTAVDNEGKGCDPTWTNLLTKTPRAVAKEGGFKAAAAELRRIEDTFIKQSKPGAKEDNPRWALRLYDWSLEHQAALRKAFEAIDQGDGTVAKDDFISVIQKQCAFVDVEQIQTIAEMHEGSDHEGINIAEFFKGSKYLQKNCLITSFGPKGKKGKKRKKRRGKKGIAIPVPICVIPKSACPRREDGFPVYMIEAIQSIADSYHFNRDHPSAHPVHDDRAWYIDEPRKMYMNINYLVRAGDVLSLQKAFEEGVPVDIKDKYYKTPLMVACASGNTDVVQYLLEKGADVNATDNFMWTPLHHACYNGHLDLAELIVKAGAAVDAPAIGNATPLMRAIEICRLDIVYFLIDAGADIQMTNSNGKNALDIAKVFADSRIIDLLQNKLENLPEVTEKKAEKEKLVKPKSPSTPMPAEVQAVKREPSQVSLPVVEKAILEKTAHSLEDSVIYLNSLITSGATRKDDIAFKPRKIWAPEAATEELVRKQELLRERLALDGHSESFTNPFNRKVME; via the exons ACATTACTTCCTTGAAAGAAGCCCTTTTTCCCAGGATGTTACCGGTAGATAACAGACTTCAAAACTTACAGATTTACAAACTTCTTCAGTGTGTTCACCAGAAAGACAAGAAGCAAATAGAAAAGCTGGTCCAGAATGGATTCCCAAATCTCATTAATTTCACAGAGCCAATGGAAGGATATAGTGCCCTTCACTTGACCTGCATTAAAAATGATGTCGACATGTGCAGCTTCTTGCTGGAACAGGGAGCTTGTCCAGATGTCCAGGACAAAATGGGACGTACTCCAGCAATGAAGGCAGCTGAGCTGGGCCATGAGTTGGTTTTGGAGTTATTAGCAAAAGCTAAAGCAGACATGACTGCTGTGGATAATGAAGGGAAAG GCTGTGATCCTACGTGGACAAACTTGTTGACAAAGACCCCAAGAGCCGTGGCCAAGGAAGGCggttttaaagcagcagcagcagaattgcGTAGAATTGAAGATACCTTTATAAAACAGTCCAAGCCTGGGGCTAAGGAGGACAACCCTCGCTGGGCGCTGAGGCTATACGACTGGTCCTTAGAGCACCAGGCTGCCCTCCGCAAGGCGTTTGAGGCCATCGACCAAGGAGATGGGACGGTAGCTAAAGACGATTTCATATCAGTTATTCAGAAGCAGTGTGCCTTTGTGGATGTTGAACAAATACAAACTATTGCTGAAATGCATGAAGGATCTGACCACGAGGGAATCAACAtagcagaattttttaaagGCTCTAAATACTTGCAGAAAAACTGTCTTATAACATCCTTTGgacccaaaggaaaaaaggggaagaaaaggaagaaacgAAGAGGCAAAAAAGGCATCGCCATCCCCGTGCCCATTTGTGTTATTCCGAAGAGTGCATGTCCGCGTAGGGAAGATGGCTTCCCCGTGTACATGATTGAAGCTATTCAGAGCATTGCTGATAGCTACCATTTTAACCGAGACCACCCATCCGCCCATCCCGTGCATGACGACCGTGCCTGGTATATAGATGAGCCAAGGAAAATGTACATGAATATTAACTACCTTGTCAGAGCGGGAGACGTTCTATCTCTACAGAAAGCATTTGAGGAGGGTGTGCCAGTAGACATTAAAgataaatattacaaaacacCTTTGATGGTTGCATGTGCAAGTGGGAACACAGATGTTGTGCAGTATCTTCTGGAAAAGGG AGCTGATGTAAACGCAACAGACAATTTCATGTGGACTCCCCTCCATCACGCCTGCTATAACGGACACCTCGACCTTGCTGAACTGATAGTGAAGGCTGGAGCAGCAGTGGATGCACCTGCAATAGGCAACGCAACCCCGCTCATGAGAGCCATTGAGATCTGCAGATTGGATATAGTCTATTTCTTAATCGATGCGGGTGCTGACATCCAAATGACAAACAGCAATG gAAAGAATGCTCTTGATATTGCTAAAGTATTTGCAGATTCTAGAATAATTGATCTGCTCCaaaataaactggaaaatttgccagaagtaacagaaaaaaaagcagagaaagaaaaacttgtgAAGCCAAAGTCACCTTCTACACCAATGCCTGCAGAGGTACAGGCTGTGAAAAGAGAG ccttCACAGGTATCTCTGCCAGTTGTAGAAAAAGCCATTCTTGAAAAGACGGCGCATTCCCTTGAGGACAGCGTTATTTATCTGAACTCTTTGATAACCAGCGGTGCTACCAGAAAAGATGACATTGCATTCAAACCCAGAAAA ATTTGGGCCCCTGAAGCTGCAACAGAGGAGCTAGTAAGAAAGCAAGAATTGCTCCGTGAACGCCTTGCTCTTGATGGCCACTCAGAAAGCTTCACAAACCCCTTTAATAGAAAAGTTATGGAATAA
- the ANKEF1 gene encoding ankyrin repeat and EF-hand domain-containing protein 1 isoform X2, which yields MKGKATGRTALMEAASEGVLELVRGLLERGVDVNLFDLERHSAAHFAAKGGFFEILRIISAYNGDLGLIAMNGNTPLHYAAEGGFANCCKFIGQRGCDPTWTNLLTKTPRAVAKEGGFKAAAAELRRIEDTFIKQSKPGAKEDNPRWALRLYDWSLEHQAALRKAFEAIDQGDGTVAKDDFISVIQKQCAFVDVEQIQTIAEMHEGSDHEGINIAEFFKGSKYLQKNCLITSFGPKGKKGKKRKKRRGKKGIAIPVPICVIPKSACPRREDGFPVYMIEAIQSIADSYHFNRDHPSAHPVHDDRAWYIDEPRKMYMNINYLVRAGDVLSLQKAFEEGVPVDIKDKYYKTPLMVACASGNTDVVQYLLEKGADVNATDNFMWTPLHHACYNGHLDLAELIVKAGAAVDAPAIGNATPLMRAIEICRLDIVYFLIDAGADIQMTNSNGKNALDIAKVFADSRIIDLLQNKLENLPEVTEKKAEKEKLVKPKSPSTPMPAEVQAVKREPSQVSLPVVEKAILEKTAHSLEDSVIYLNSLITSGATRKDDIAFKPRKIWAPEAATEELVRKQELLRERLALDGHSESFTNPFNRKVME from the exons ATGAAGGGAAAG GCTACGGGTCGCACAGCCTTAATGGAAGCTGCAAGCGAAGGTGTTCTCGAGTTGGTGCGTGGTCTGCTTGAGAGGGGAGTCGATGTTAACCTGTTTGACCTTGAAAGACACAGTGCTGCACATTTCGCAGCCAAAGGAGGCTTTTTTGAG ATTTTGAGGATTATTTCAGCTTATAATGGAGACTTGGGCCTGATTGCTATGAACGGTAACACGCCACTTCATTATGCTGCAGAGGGAGGATTTGCAAATTGCTGCAAGTTTATAGGGCAGAGAG GCTGTGATCCTACGTGGACAAACTTGTTGACAAAGACCCCAAGAGCCGTGGCCAAGGAAGGCggttttaaagcagcagcagcagaattgcGTAGAATTGAAGATACCTTTATAAAACAGTCCAAGCCTGGGGCTAAGGAGGACAACCCTCGCTGGGCGCTGAGGCTATACGACTGGTCCTTAGAGCACCAGGCTGCCCTCCGCAAGGCGTTTGAGGCCATCGACCAAGGAGATGGGACGGTAGCTAAAGACGATTTCATATCAGTTATTCAGAAGCAGTGTGCCTTTGTGGATGTTGAACAAATACAAACTATTGCTGAAATGCATGAAGGATCTGACCACGAGGGAATCAACAtagcagaattttttaaagGCTCTAAATACTTGCAGAAAAACTGTCTTATAACATCCTTTGgacccaaaggaaaaaaggggaagaaaaggaagaaacgAAGAGGCAAAAAAGGCATCGCCATCCCCGTGCCCATTTGTGTTATTCCGAAGAGTGCATGTCCGCGTAGGGAAGATGGCTTCCCCGTGTACATGATTGAAGCTATTCAGAGCATTGCTGATAGCTACCATTTTAACCGAGACCACCCATCCGCCCATCCCGTGCATGACGACCGTGCCTGGTATATAGATGAGCCAAGGAAAATGTACATGAATATTAACTACCTTGTCAGAGCGGGAGACGTTCTATCTCTACAGAAAGCATTTGAGGAGGGTGTGCCAGTAGACATTAAAgataaatattacaaaacacCTTTGATGGTTGCATGTGCAAGTGGGAACACAGATGTTGTGCAGTATCTTCTGGAAAAGGG AGCTGATGTAAACGCAACAGACAATTTCATGTGGACTCCCCTCCATCACGCCTGCTATAACGGACACCTCGACCTTGCTGAACTGATAGTGAAGGCTGGAGCAGCAGTGGATGCACCTGCAATAGGCAACGCAACCCCGCTCATGAGAGCCATTGAGATCTGCAGATTGGATATAGTCTATTTCTTAATCGATGCGGGTGCTGACATCCAAATGACAAACAGCAATG gAAAGAATGCTCTTGATATTGCTAAAGTATTTGCAGATTCTAGAATAATTGATCTGCTCCaaaataaactggaaaatttgccagaagtaacagaaaaaaaagcagagaaagaaaaacttgtgAAGCCAAAGTCACCTTCTACACCAATGCCTGCAGAGGTACAGGCTGTGAAAAGAGAG ccttCACAGGTATCTCTGCCAGTTGTAGAAAAAGCCATTCTTGAAAAGACGGCGCATTCCCTTGAGGACAGCGTTATTTATCTGAACTCTTTGATAACCAGCGGTGCTACCAGAAAAGATGACATTGCATTCAAACCCAGAAAA ATTTGGGCCCCTGAAGCTGCAACAGAGGAGCTAGTAAGAAAGCAAGAATTGCTCCGTGAACGCCTTGCTCTTGATGGCCACTCAGAAAGCTTCACAAACCCCTTTAATAGAAAAGTTATGGAATAA
- the ANKEF1 gene encoding ankyrin repeat and EF-hand domain-containing protein 1 isoform X4, which produces MGGKGALANITSLKEALFPRMLPVDNRLQNLQIYKLLQCVHQKDKKQIEKLVQNGFPNLINFTEPMEGYSALHLTCIKNDVDMCSFLLEQGACPDVQDKMGRTPAMKAAELGHELVLELLAKAKADMTAVDNEGKGVLFYCILPTRRHYHCMQIALDYGADVNNCTTDGKPVFLQACEQAHDIKGICLNFLERGANPNARNPATGRTALMEAASEGVLELVRGLLERGVDVNLFDLERHSAAHFAAKGGFFEILRIISAYNGDLGLIAMNGNTPLHYAAEGGFANCCKFIGQRGCDPTWTNLLTKTPRAVAKEGGFKAAAAELRRIEDTFIKQSKPGAKEDNPRWALRLYDWSLEHQAALRKAFEAIDQGDGTVAKDDFISVIQKQCAFVDVEQIQTIAEMHEGSDHEGINIAEFFKGSKYLQKNCLITSFGPKGKKGKKRKKRRGKKGIAIPVPICVIPKSACPRREDGFPVYMIEAIQSIADSYHFNRDHPSAHPVHDDRAWYIDEPRKMYMNINYLVRAGDVLSLQKAFEEGVPVDIKDKYYKTPLMVACASGNTDVVQYLLEKGADVNATDNFMWTPLHHACYNGHLDLAELIVKAGAAVDAPAIGNATPLMRAIEICRLDIVYFLIDAGADIQMTNSNGKNALDIAKVFADSRIIDLLQNKLENLPEVTEKKAEKEKLVKPKSPSTPMPAEVQAVKREPSQVSLPVVEKAILEKTAHSLEDSVIYLNSLITSGATRKDDIAFKPRKIWAPEAATEELVRKQELLRERLALDGHSESFTNPFNRKVME; this is translated from the exons ACATTACTTCCTTGAAAGAAGCCCTTTTTCCCAGGATGTTACCGGTAGATAACAGACTTCAAAACTTACAGATTTACAAACTTCTTCAGTGTGTTCACCAGAAAGACAAGAAGCAAATAGAAAAGCTGGTCCAGAATGGATTCCCAAATCTCATTAATTTCACAGAGCCAATGGAAGGATATAGTGCCCTTCACTTGACCTGCATTAAAAATGATGTCGACATGTGCAGCTTCTTGCTGGAACAGGGAGCTTGTCCAGATGTCCAGGACAAAATGGGACGTACTCCAGCAATGAAGGCAGCTGAGCTGGGCCATGAGTTGGTTTTGGAGTTATTAGCAAAAGCTAAAGCAGACATGACTGCTGTGGATAATGAAGGGAAAG gtgttttgttttactgcatTTTACCTACAAGGCGGCACTACCACTGCATGCAAATTGCCTTGGATTATGGTGCAGATGTTAACAACTGTACTACTGATGGGAAGCCTGTATTTCTACAAGCCTGTGAGCAAGCTCATGATATTAAAGGAATATGTCTGAATTTCTTGGAGAGAGGAGCAAATCCCAATGCAAGAAACCCA GCTACGGGTCGCACAGCCTTAATGGAAGCTGCAAGCGAAGGTGTTCTCGAGTTGGTGCGTGGTCTGCTTGAGAGGGGAGTCGATGTTAACCTGTTTGACCTTGAAAGACACAGTGCTGCACATTTCGCAGCCAAAGGAGGCTTTTTTGAG ATTTTGAGGATTATTTCAGCTTATAATGGAGACTTGGGCCTGATTGCTATGAACGGTAACACGCCACTTCATTATGCTGCAGAGGGAGGATTTGCAAATTGCTGCAAGTTTATAGGGCAGAGAG GCTGTGATCCTACGTGGACAAACTTGTTGACAAAGACCCCAAGAGCCGTGGCCAAGGAAGGCggttttaaagcagcagcagcagaattgcGTAGAATTGAAGATACCTTTATAAAACAGTCCAAGCCTGGGGCTAAGGAGGACAACCCTCGCTGGGCGCTGAGGCTATACGACTGGTCCTTAGAGCACCAGGCTGCCCTCCGCAAGGCGTTTGAGGCCATCGACCAAGGAGATGGGACGGTAGCTAAAGACGATTTCATATCAGTTATTCAGAAGCAGTGTGCCTTTGTGGATGTTGAACAAATACAAACTATTGCTGAAATGCATGAAGGATCTGACCACGAGGGAATCAACAtagcagaattttttaaagGCTCTAAATACTTGCAGAAAAACTGTCTTATAACATCCTTTGgacccaaaggaaaaaaggggaagaaaaggaagaaacgAAGAGGCAAAAAAGGCATCGCCATCCCCGTGCCCATTTGTGTTATTCCGAAGAGTGCATGTCCGCGTAGGGAAGATGGCTTCCCCGTGTACATGATTGAAGCTATTCAGAGCATTGCTGATAGCTACCATTTTAACCGAGACCACCCATCCGCCCATCCCGTGCATGACGACCGTGCCTGGTATATAGATGAGCCAAGGAAAATGTACATGAATATTAACTACCTTGTCAGAGCGGGAGACGTTCTATCTCTACAGAAAGCATTTGAGGAGGGTGTGCCAGTAGACATTAAAgataaatattacaaaacacCTTTGATGGTTGCATGTGCAAGTGGGAACACAGATGTTGTGCAGTATCTTCTGGAAAAGGG AGCTGATGTAAACGCAACAGACAATTTCATGTGGACTCCCCTCCATCACGCCTGCTATAACGGACACCTCGACCTTGCTGAACTGATAGTGAAGGCTGGAGCAGCAGTGGATGCACCTGCAATAGGCAACGCAACCCCGCTCATGAGAGCCATTGAGATCTGCAGATTGGATATAGTCTATTTCTTAATCGATGCGGGTGCTGACATCCAAATGACAAACAGCAATG gAAAGAATGCTCTTGATATTGCTAAAGTATTTGCAGATTCTAGAATAATTGATCTGCTCCaaaataaactggaaaatttgccagaagtaacagaaaaaaaagcagagaaagaaaaacttgtgAAGCCAAAGTCACCTTCTACACCAATGCCTGCAGAGGTACAGGCTGTGAAAAGAGAG ccttCACAGGTATCTCTGCCAGTTGTAGAAAAAGCCATTCTTGAAAAGACGGCGCATTCCCTTGAGGACAGCGTTATTTATCTGAACTCTTTGATAACCAGCGGTGCTACCAGAAAAGATGACATTGCATTCAAACCCAGAAAA ATTTGGGCCCCTGAAGCTGCAACAGAGGAGCTAGTAAGAAAGCAAGAATTGCTCCGTGAACGCCTTGCTCTTGATGGCCACTCAGAAAGCTTCACAAACCCCTTTAATAGAAAAGTTATGGAATAA